The genomic interval GTGACAGGAAGCGGGTGTAGGGATCGTTCAGCCGCCGCAGCGCTGCTCGCAGCGCGGCATAGGCCGCGTCCTGGGAGGTGTACTCCCGACTCAGCAGGTCGTGGCGCACCGCCTGCCAATCCACCTGGTTGAAGTTGTTATCAACGTACTCCCGGTTGACAATCTGCCAGGCTTCGTCCACGACGACCTTGGGACTATCTTCAAGTTCCGTCAGCGTGGTGGCGGCGAAGGTGGCTTCTGCTGTCACCGTAGCGGCGAAGGCAAGGGGAACCAACGCTACAGCCTGGATAGAAGGCGTCAGCCGAGATAGCAGCCGGGAGAAGGAGGAAATTGGCATTGTGAATACAGCCTGGACGAAGGGAGGCAACGGACCCGATTACGGTTGGCCCTATTGTGACTGATGATTTAATGCTTTGGCCAGATGCAAAGGCTACTTTTGGCGATTTTTGGATTTTCTTTAGCTGTACGAAAAGCCGACAGGGCCGGGGATGCACAGACAACGCCCTTGGCAGTGACCCCAGGCTCAGCCCTCAACTGCCACAGTAGGGCTTGACAAGCCGCGATCGCCTCTAAAGCCTACCCTGGATAATGTCGCCACAACGGTTACAGCTCCCGGTGCAGCGCCAACTAAAGATCAGGGCGCTCGTAAGTTGGGTAAACCGCAGGGTCACCCAACAGTAGTCAGCCCGGTTGGGTGCTGCTGGCCCGTCACCCACATCCACATCCAGGTTTGACAAACCAGTAGCCTATTTCTTGGCTCGGGCGTGGCAAGGCTTGATATAACGGGCTTTTAGCCACGATTGATGACACGCCCTAGGCTCGGTTGGTGGCGTTGATCTCGTCTAAAATCGCCTGAGCGCCCTGGCCCCGCAGGGACTGAGCCAGCTGGCTGCCCAGGGCCTCGGCCTCGGCGCTAGGCCCGGCTACGGTGTCTTTGATCACCCGCTGGCCGTCGAGGCTGGCCACCAGCCCGGTGAGGGTGAGGGTATCGCCATCGAGGCTGGTGTTGACGCCGATGGGCACCTGACACCCCCCCTCCAGCTCCCGCAGAAAGGCGCGTTCGGCCAGGCAGCGGGCGGTGGTGGTGGCGTCGGAGAGCACACTCAGCAGCTGGAGGATTTCGGCATCCCCCGTGCGGCACTCGATCCCCAGCGCCCCCTGCCCCACGGCGTGGAGGGAGATCTCGGCGGGCAGAATTTCGTGGATGCGATCGCTCATATCCATGCGGTGCAGCCCCGCCGCCGCCAGAATGATGCCGTCGTAGCCACCCTCGTCGAGCTTGCGCAGGCGGGTGTTGAGGTTGCCGCGAATGTCTTTGAAGGTGAGGTGGGGGTAGTGGTGGCGCAGCTGGGCCAG from Leptolyngbya sp. KIOST-1 carries:
- the hemC gene encoding hydroxymethylbilane synthase, with product MQSTASPTVSTPQRTIRIVSRKSQLALIQTHWVRDELQRHFPNLGFEIVTMETQGDKVLDVSLSKIGDKGLFTQELEDTMLRGDSDFAVHSLKDLPTRLPEGLMLGCITEREDPADALVVHEKNRDKTLATLPEGAVIGTSSLRRLAQLRHHYPHLTFKDIRGNLNTRLRKLDEGGYDGIILAAAGLHRMDMSDRIHEILPAEISLHAVGQGALGIECRTGDAEILQLLSVLSDATTTARCLAERAFLRELEGGCQVPIGVNTSLDGDTLTLTGLVASLDGQRVIKDTVAGPSAEAEALGSQLAQSLRGQGAQAILDEINATNRA